The Panicum hallii strain FIL2 chromosome 9, PHallii_v3.1, whole genome shotgun sequence genome has a window encoding:
- the LOC112872945 gene encoding uncharacterized protein LOC112872945 — MTEEAEDEEAIAGERGAYCLWNHLALNGFMSNYSLWTKHGEVGVTMEDNEEDDDGDNNLPDWAWVHETGSFQDEPMDEGEANVEQEEPPDELGQALLDARKDSDTVKEALKFEKILEDHKRPLFPNCKPEQKKLGTTLEMLKWKASNGVTDKGFGELLKIVKNMLPEGNELPSTTYEAKKMVCPLGLDVQKIHACLNDCILYRGEYENLEACPVCSALRYKIRRDDPGDVDGEPVKKRVPAKLVWYFPIIPRLKRFFKNKDNAKLIRWHKEDRKEDHMIRHPADGSQWRNLNREYPQFDNDPRNIRFALSADGMNPYGPKEPGNDIDVFLQPLMDDLLLLWKEEGVHVWDEYKQESFNLRALLFVCINDWPALAKLSGQSNMGYMACTHCYDETDSIYLKHCKKCVYMGHRRFLPTDHPLRTEGKHFKGESETRRKPLFRNGKRVFSMIKDVKVVFGKGPGSQPVPKDDQGHVPMWKKKSILWNLPYWQVLQRDKGRHYLKPASYNLSKEEKEIMFDCLNSIKVPSGYSSNIQGIINVKEKKIQNLKSHDCHVLMTQLLPVILRGVLPENVRLAVVKLCAFMNEISQKAINPNNLIKLQKDIVECLVSFEMVFPPSFFNIMTHLLVHIVTEITILGPVFLHNMFPFERFMAVLKKYVRKRSRPEGCIAKGYGTEEVIEFCVDYLPDLNSIGLPVSHHEGRLKGKGTLGKKCNVHIPCSEFSQANFTVLQNSSKVAPYIDEHMNIIQGPSITVQQYQGYEINGYTFYTRAQDKKSTNQNSGVRMCIVNSNGEKNNYYGVIEEIWELEYGPIVVPLFRCEWVAGGGVTKDRYGMTIVDFKKIGYKDEPFVLAKDVTQVFYVKDMSSKPKKKSDKTSEADKAGNEPKRHIVLPGKRKVVGVEDISDNSEDYDQIDDLPPFSVDVDPSILLSKEDTPYLRCDHAQGTFVK; from the exons AtgacggaggaagcagaggatgaGGAAGCCATTGCGGGAGAAAGAGGGGCGTACTG tctatggaatcacctggccttgaatggttttatgagtaactatagcctttggactaagcacggcgaagttggagttacgatggaagataatgaagaagatgacgatggtgatAACAATCTTCCAGATTGGGCATGGGTTCATGAAACAGGTAGCTTtcaagatgaaccaatggacgagggtgaagcaaatgttgaacaagaggagccacctgacgagctaggtcaggcgttgcttgatgcacggaaagacagtgacactgtgaaggaggcattaaagtttgagaagatattggaggatcacaaaaggccgttgttccctaattgcaaaccggagcagaagaagttgggtaccacgctagagatgctgaaatggaaggcaagtaatggtgtcaccgataagggatttggtgagctattaaagattgtaaagaacatgcttcctgagggtaatgaactgccgtcaacaacatacgaagctaaaaagatggtttgccctcttggattggacgtgcagaagattcacgcatgtcttaacgactgcatcctgtatcgcggcgaatacgagaacttggaagcttgtcctgtttgtagcgcattgcggtataagatcaggcgagatgatccaggtgatgttgatggggagccggtaaagaagagagttcccgcaaagttggtgtggtacttccctataataccacgtctgaagcgctttttcaaaaacaaggacaacgctaagttgatacggtggcacaaagaagaccgtaaggaggatcacatgatcagacacccagcagatgggtcccagtggagaaaccttaaccgagagtatcctcaatttgacaacgacccaaggaatataagatttgctctaagtgcggatggaatgaatccgtacg ggccaaaagaacctggcaacgatattgatgtgttcctgcaacccttgatggatgatctgttactgctctggaaagaagaaggtgtacatgtgtgggatgagtataaacaggagtctttcaacctccgagctttgctttttgtatgcatcaatgattggcctgcacttgcaaaactttcgggacagtcgaacatgggatacatggcctgcacccactgttatgatgaaaccgatagcatttatttgaaacactgtaagaagtgcgtatacatgggccatcgccgattccttcctaccgatcaccccctaagaaccgaagggaagcatttcaaaggagagtccgaaactcgtcgtaagcctctgttccgtaatggaaagcgtgtgttctcgatgatcaaggatgtgaaggtagtatttggaaagggtcccggtagccaacctgttccgaaggatgaccagggacatgttccaatgtggaagaagaaatctatattgtggaacctaccttattggcaagtcttacag agagacaaaggacgccactatttaaaacctgccagctataatctgagtaaagaggagaaggaaatcatgttcgattgcttgaacagtatcaaggtcccgtctgggtactcctcaaatatacagggcataataaatgtgaaagagaagaaaattcaaaacttgaagtcccatgactgccacgttctgatgacacaattacttccggttatactgaggggtgttctaccggaaaatgtgagattggcagttgtaaagctttgtgcattcatgaatgaaatttcacagaaagcaattaatccaaataatctaataaagctgcagaaagacattgtcgaatgtcttgtcagctttgagatggtcttcccaccttccttcttcaatattatgacacaccttctagttcatattgtgacagaaataactattctgggtcctgtttttctacacaatatgttccctttcgagagattcatggcagtattgaagaagtacgtgcgtaaacgttctcgcccagaaggatgcattgctaagggctatggaaccgaggaggtcattgagttttgcgttGACTATCTTCCCGATCTCAATTCGATTGGGCTCCCCGTGTCACACCATGAGGGGCGATTAAAGGGAaaaggcacactaggaaagaaatgtaatgtgcacatcccttgtagtgaattcagccaagcaaacttcacggttcttcagaattcatccaaggtggctccatatattgatgagcacatgaatattataca gggaccatcaatcactgtccagcaataccaagggtacgaaatcaatgggtatacattttatacgagagctcaagacaaaaaaagcaccaaccaaaacagtggtgtccgtatgtgtatagtaaacagtaatggagaaaagaacaactactatggtgtcatagaggagatatgggaacttgaatatggacccatagttgtccctttatttcgttgcgaatgggtggctggaggaggcgtaacgaaggaccggtatgggatgaccatagttgactttaaaaagattggatataaagatgaaccatttgttctagccaaggatgtgacacaagtgttctatgtgaaggacatgtcgagcaaaccgaagaagaagtcagataagacgtctgaagcagacaaggctggaaatgagccgaaacggcacatagttcttccaggaaaaagaaaagttgttggagttgaggatatttcggacaattcggaagattatgaccagattgatgaccttcctccattctcagttgacgttgaccctagcatcctcttatccaaagaggacacaccttacttacgctgtgatcacgctcaaggcactttcgtcaaa